The Malassezia japonica chromosome 5, complete sequence genome contains a region encoding:
- a CDS encoding uncharacterized protein (EggNog:ENOG503PKN0), with translation MPPAAKGQKHTTFDDDDLEPEFGEGFEGEEMNEFDEKDEDEDEDEDEDDEGEAQDDDSGSDVEEIATSSTRKQARQQTASAQKRKEQENAARRAKEQRKAKPAHTSRRARRVQAEEDDEDDEEDEEDEDEKHEDAGESTATRLDPALFAAAFARHDAAARQALQPREAPKKKRMARGRDGQPMMRVQGEQTLVRALSPERDIDVVDTPLEHTPLDPGRALPTARERAYRKRKLGLRASDVRATAIDGGKKRAEKPAKDASDPLGMNDPAFMPGGEFAHLARRTRSKRPRASSTSAGARGAGGRVQAPHAPRMGPAQNFARSRG, from the exons ATGCCGCCGGCAGCGAAAGGGCAGAAGCATACGACGTTTGACGACGATGATCTCGAGCCAGAGTTTGGCGAGGGCTTTGAGGGCGAGGAGATGAATGAGTTTGATGagaaggacgaggacgaggacgaggacgaggacgaggatgaCGAGGGCGAAGCGCAAGATGACGACTCAGGCTCGGACGTCGAAGAGATTGCCACGTCGTCGACACGCAagcaggcgcggcagcagACCGCAAGCGCACAGAAGCGCAAGGAACA GGAAaacgctgcgcgacgtgccaAAGAGCAGCGGAAAGCCAAGCCCGCTCATACTTCGCGCCGGGCACGACGTGTGCAGGCAGAGGAGGATGACGAGgatgacgaggaggacgaggaggacgaggacgagaaACACGAGGACGCAGGCGAGTCGACTGCGACGCGTCTGGACCCTGCGCTCTTTGCCGCTGCCTTTGCACGccacgacgccgctgctcggcaggcgctgcagcccCGCGAGGCACCGAAAAAGAAGCGCATGGCACGCGGCCGCGATGGCCAGCCGATGATGCGTGTGCAAGGCGAGCAGACGCTTGTGCGTGCGCTTTCGCCGGAGCGCGATATTGACGTCGTGGatacgccgctcgagcatACTCCGTTGGACCCCGGCCGGgcgctgccgacggcgcgcgagcgtgcctaTCGGAAACGCAAGCTGGGCCTGCGTGCCTCGGAtgtgcgcgcgacggcgatcgacggcggcaagaagcgcgccgagaaGCCTGCCAAGGACGCCAGTGACCCGCTGGGCATGAACGACCCAGCGTTTATGCCTGGCGGTGAGTTTGCGCACCTAGCGCGGCGAACGCGCTCGAAGCGGCCAcgcgcatcctcgacctcggccgGAGCACGGGGTGCCGGTGGGCGTGTgcaagcgccgcatgctCCGCGGATGGGCCCTGCGCAAAACTTTGCGCGGTCGCGTGGGTAG
- a CDS encoding uncharacterized protein (MEROPS:MER0030133; EggNog:ENOG503NW2Z; COG:O; COG:T) gives MDDGQGAARGARIVVHALPMLIMAEHLVRTSLENDGQTYGALLGTSSPSQIEVHNAFEVASADGTLDTQFLAKRQDQYEQVFPQWEVLGWYSVGTTLPQQHAAIQQQVEVLTPAPIVLVLDPSQAACAKANEQGTLPFTAYEPQGTDLVPCTLALGTAPVERVVLNDANSRALNTSDDAAAPGADHAVLASLQAERAATQILRDRLREACAYVEGVQRGTYPHDDRILRTLAAAVANQGSAVPPAFTRLESRIHEDAALTTYLADLTTNLHHLHELVEASAFHAPRARGV, from the exons ATGGACgacggccaaggcgcggcgcgcggcgcacggatcGTCGT gcaCGCGCTCCCGATGCTGATTATGGCAGAGCACCTGGTGCGCACATCGCTCGAAAACGACGGACAGA cgtACGGTGCCTTGCTCGGCAcatcgtcgccgtcgcagaTCGAGGTGCACAATGCGTTCGAGGTCGCGTCCGCGGACGGCACGTTGGATACGCAGTTCCTTGCCAAGCGGCAGGACCAGT ATGAGCAAGTCTTTCCGCAGTGGGAGGTGCTCGGGTGGTACTCGgtcggcacgacgctcccacagcagcacgccgcaatccagcagcaggtcgaggtgctgacgcccgcgccgatcgTACTCGTGCTGGACCCGTCGCAGGCGGCGTGTGCGAAGGCCAACGAGCAAGGCACGCTGCCCTTTACCGCCTACGAGCCCCAAGGCACGGACCTCGTCCCGTGCaccctcgcgctcggcaccgcccctgtcgagcgcgtggtgCTGAACGATGCAAATAGCCGCGCGCTCAacacgagcgacgacgcggccgcgccgggcgcggaTCACGCAG TCCTTGCATCACTGCAggcagagcgcgccgctACACAGATCCTACGGGACCGCCTACGGGAAGCGTGCGCATACGTCGaaggcgtgcagcgcgggACATACCCCCACGACGACCGcatcctgcgcacgctcgcagCCGCCGTCGCGAACCAGGGCAGCGCGGTGCCCCCTGCATTCACCCGGCTCGAATCCCGC ATCCACGAagacgccgcgctcacGACGTACCTCGCGGACCTCACTACGAACCTGCACCACctccacgagctcgtcgaggcgagcgcgttccacgcgccgcgcgcgcggggTGTGTAG
- the MCM3 gene encoding DNA helicase (COG:L; EggNog:ENOG503NXER): protein MGDAVEFDVPALDDDLLKDRARTFVEFLDDQSGETDYRSAVRRMLSTDGRRLVVSLDDVRTYNREYADGLLNDPNGFMPPFENALKVLVDQLHDPLKDDIKGKQYHIGLRGSFGDHHVNTRMLRSFYLGKMISLEGIVTRCSLVRPKIMESVHYCPATERFHMREYRDATMYGSGPPTSSTYPTTDESGNRLVTEYGLSVFRDHQMISIQEMPERAPPGQLPRSVDVVMDDDLVDQCKPGDRIQLVGMYKSLGNRVGQSTTSTFRTLMVGNYLNMLANKAGGGFASIPLSDLDIRNINKIAKRRNVFELLSQSLAPSIFGMEYVKRAVLLMLLGGLEKNLPNGTHIRGDINILMVGDPSTAKSQVLRFVLNTAPLAIATTGRGSSGVGLTAAVTTDRETGERRLEAGAMVLADRGVVCIDEFDKMSDVDRVAIHEVMEQQTVTIAKAGIHTTLNARCSVVAAANPIYGQYDVHKEPNKNIALPDSLLSRFDLLFVITDDVNEERDRRISEHVLRMHRYVQPGQPIGAPAKDNLDQVLDVGGGEQDAEADAPENESPFEKYNPLLHVGISGVSDERKEVLTTLFVKKYIQYAKSRITPMLTKGAADWITNVYANLRNDEMAGTQRKTAPLTARTLETLIRLATAYAKARLSPRVEERDAEAAEEILRYALFKEVMRTRRGGKRQKTHRDGDEDDDEDDDEDDEMDQDEAERALGGQTQTAYATRQATQHATEASLADAARELDAMTQPLLAEAQARAPARLGPFRERVAHALSGPFAEREYVDLASLLDVVNQSSAPPFTPDEARAALASMSDASEIMYAEDVVYKI, encoded by the exons AtgggcgacgcggtcgagtTCGACGTgcccgcgctcgacgacgacctgtTGAAGGATCGTGCGCGTACCTTTGTAGAATTTCTCGATGATCAGAGCGGCGAGACAGACTACCGGAgtgcggtgcggcgcatgcTGAGCACGGACGGCCGGCGGCTTGTCGTGagcctcgacgacgtgcggACGTACAACCGCGAGTACGCCGATGGGCTGCTGAACGATCCCAACGGCTTCATGCCGCCGTTTGAGAACGCACTCAAGGTGCTGGTCGACCAGCTGCACGACCCGCTGAAGGACGACATCAAAGGGAAGCAGTACCACATTGGACTGCGGGGCAGCTTTGGCGACCACCACGTGAATACGCGTATGCTGCGCAGCTTTTACCTCGGCAAGATGATCAGCTTGGAAGGCATCGTGACACGGT GCTCGCTCGTGCGTCCCAAGATCATGGAGTCGGTGCACTACTGCCCGGCGACCGAGCGCTTCCACATGCGCGAGTACCGCGACGCGACAATGTACGGCTCGGGCCCTCccacctcgagcacgtACCCCACGACAGACGAGAGCGGGAACCGCCTCGTGACCGAGTACGGTCTGAGCGTCTTTCGCGACCACCAGATGATTTCCATCCAAGAGATgcccgagcgtgcgccgccgggccagctgccgcgcagcgtcgacgtggtgatggacgacgacctcgTGGACCAGTGCAAGCCCGGCGACCGTATCCAGCTGGTCGGCATGTACAAGTCGCTCGGCAACCGCGTCGGCCAGagcacgacgtcgacctTCCGCACGCTCATGGTCGGCAACTATTTGAACATGCTCGCCAACAaagcaggcggcggcttTGCGTCCATTCCTCTGAGCGACCTCGATATCCGCAACATTAACAAGATCGCAAAGCGGCGCAACGTCTTTGAGCTGCTGTCGCAGTCCTTGGCGCCGTCCATCTTTGGCATGGAGTATGTcaagcgcgccgtgctgcttatgctcctcggcggcctcgaaAAAAACCTGCCCAACGGCACGCACATCCGTGGCGACATTAATATCCTCATGGTCGGCGACCCCTCGACGGCCAAAAGCCAGGTGCTGCGCTTTGTGCTGAACACGGCGCCGCTGGCGATTGCGACGACCGGCCGTGGCAGCAGCGGTGTCGGTCTTACGGCTGCCGTGACGACCGACCGCGAaaccggcgagcgccgcctcgaggccggTGCGATGGTGCTTGCCGACCGCGGCGTGGTGTGCATTGACGAGTTTGACAAGATGTCGGACGTGGACCGTGTCGCGATCCACGAGGTGATGGAGCAGCAGACGGTGACGATCGCCAAGGCCGGCATCCACACGACGCTCAacgcgcggtgctcggtCGTGGCGGCTGCGAACCCCATCTATGGCCAGTACGACGTGCACAAAGAGCCGAACAAGAACATTGCGCTCCCCGACTCGCTTCTCTCGCGTTTCGACTTGCTCTTTGTCATTACCGACGACGTgaacgaggagcgcgaccgccgcatcTCGGAGCACGTCCTGCGCATGCACCGCTACGTGCAGCCCGGCCAgccgatcggcgcgccggccaaggacaacctcgaccaggtgctggacgtcggcggcggcgagcaggacgccgaggcggatgcGCCGGAGAACGAGTCGCCCTTTGAGAAGTACAACCCTTTGCTGCACGTCGGCATTTCCGGCGtcagcgacgagcgcaaagaggtGCTCACGACGCTCTTTGTGAAAAAGTACATCCAGTACGCCAAGTCGCGCATCACCCCGATGCTCACAaaaggcgccgccgactgGATCACGAATGTCTATGCCAACCTGCGCAACGACGAGATggccggcacgcagcgcaagaccgcgccgctcacCGCACGtacgctcgagacgctcatCCGTCTCGCGACGGCCTacgccaaggcgcggcTCAGCCCCcgtgtcgaggagcgcgatgccgaggcggccgaggagaTTCTCCGCTATGCGCTATTCAAAGAGGTCATGCGtacacgccgcggcggcaagcgccaaaagacgcaccgcgacggcgacgaggacgacgacgaggacgacgacgaggacgacgagatggaccaggacgaggccgagcgagcgctcGGTGGCCAGACGCAGACCGCCTACGCGACCCggcaggcgacgcagcaCGCCACCGAAGCCTCGCTcgcggacgccgcgcgcgagctcgatgcCATGACGCAGCccctgctcgccgaggcgcaggcgcgggcgcctgcgcgtctcggccccttccgcgagcgcgtcgcgcacgcgctcaGTGGTCcgtttgccgagcgcgagtaCGTCGACCTTGCATCGCTGCTGGACGTCGTCAACCAGTCCTCTGCGCCGCCCTTCACccccgacgaggcgcgcgcggcgctcgcgtcgatgagcgacgcgagcgaAATTATGTACGCAGAGGACGTCGTGTACAAGATTTAG
- a CDS encoding uncharacterized protein (EggNog:ENOG503P22K; COG:J) → MAEGLPSVFEAYRDEIDAYNDRRERLIKTSRDVTALSKKLIFHLHRYSVAHGWPTEPGREANAKLLRDAHTKLEEVYAMLRSCADVEELASTSAQPSPNMLRFERFVGASLEEMIEGASFLYFLEHDALIPLSVLQAALSTEQGILLYITPMRYLLGLSDLTGELMRFAINSVASPNASSIIARVVGMQRAIYEALEPLAPFQAEIRKKQQVSFTSLRKVEDGTCVC, encoded by the exons atgGCCGAGGGACTGCCGAGTGTCTTTGAGGCGTACCGCGACGAGATCGATGCCTAT AATGACCGCCGTGAGCGCCTGATCAAGACGTCGCGCGATGTGACTGCGCTTTCCAAGAAACTCATTTTCCACCTGCACCGCTACTCTGTCGCGCACGGCTGGCCGACCGAGCCTGGGCGCGAGGCCAATGCcaagctgctgcgcgacgcacacACAAAGCTCGAGGAAGTGTACGCGATGCTGCGGTCGTGTGCCGATGTCGAAGAGCTCGCGAGTACGAGCGCGCAGCCGAGTCCGAATATGCTGCGTTTTGAGCGCTTtgtcggcgcgtcgctcgaggaaatg ATTGAAGGCGCCTCGTTTCTCTACTTTTTGGAGCATGACGCACTCATCCCCCTGTCTGTCCTACAGGCCGCGCTGTCGACCGAGCAAGGCATc CTCCTGTACATTACACCCATGCGCTACCTCTTGGGCCTTTCTGATCTGACTGGCGAGCTGATGCGCTTTGCAATCAACTCGGTCGCGAGTCCGAATGCGTCGTCGATCattgcgcgcgtcgtgggGATGCAGCGGGCGATttacgaggcgctcgagcctCTGGCCCCATTCCAAGCCGAGATCCGCAAGAAGCAGCAGGTCTCTTTTACTTCCTTGCGCAAGGTCGAGGATGGTACGTGTGTGTGCTAA
- a CDS encoding uncharacterized protein (EggNog:ENOG503P412): MSDEDRASSAAVGLPTAARDAEKEVLSEPAHDPAHDPAKHDESRAAHGEPKDEGHGAAHDSHDEGRSSTEGRSSTEVSPRLASAHSQPKKFSSLNINQRFLQSAATAAAASAAPKQPAPAPVQPAASRLSTLRPSARPAARTESPTSWKRSSSSDHHERDGNAWGSPRLTTATAAPAPDAKGNPTRAPWTKSPVQPAARTALSSHDFPTAAEVMQAERKAEEKAAAHAAEEAARQQAALKDLDRFRDNNANCASHWDEMDDESEESLDDVVEFGDGTQYKLPHDEPKPEPPKEAKRPANAWAAPLRTAAAEKPPLRSDAPRPEPSRPEPSRPTWGPLAQRHSTVTGQPLPKPEAPPAPKEPEKSAEEIAAEQQSEMMTAAERARKRREEEERAREAQRERARLRAQQIEEQIKAAEREKHEKQEAERRALSQRREEERLEREKAARERMAREDAARERAEKAAKERHAKETKRAEEAKREADAKREADAKREADAKPAEKREAEKQSEADTQETWRRKDPVPTILPRPKELKDRDVHKEHEKKVKEERRTREPLRASSASPMPRAPTPEPVVTREELELEQAPVWRQFRVQLHAEQRAARRPSEAARHDHGPRDSAAHATSYEPPLDYLSVGRVDTAAEVLFPPRAPRVRLPSARLERSAARRTEPSQPLDAEAMEAELVGGIDDDDYAILFREEPQRGWPSTSKKPVPRVHLPPARPRRAQAPVLPAYSGGLFDRPQVRPPPLVSLPAPDGVPRAPFLPEAPSTWGAGPLALPMLEPARDKLEQSHIKKVWAAPSAGAEQEQPKNSLEGLVDDVLPPPLGMDHLTEAPATSEDAAQKLDVFASPFQPSSQDEARGPKPWPYLGTPRGQTPPFRLGYEARAKTPRAPRTTRSAETTPEGSKREYAYMLPADYSDFVLSDAW; the protein is encoded by the coding sequence ATGAGTGACGAGGaccgcgcgtcgagcgccgctgTGGGCCTGCCtacagcggcgcgcgatgcaGAGAAGGAAGTATTGTCGGAGCCGGCACACGACCCGGCGCACGACCCGGCCAAGCACGACGAGTCGCGTGCGGCCCACGGCGAGCCCAAAGACGAggggcacggcgccgcacacGACTCACACGACGAGGGGCGCTCGAGTACAGAggggcgctcgagcacagAGGTCTCACCGCGCCTGGCGTCCGCGCACTCGCAGCCCAAAAAGTTTTCGTCGTTGAATATCAACCAGCGCTTTTtgcagagcgccgcgacggccgccgccgcgagcgccgcgccgaagcagcctgcgcccgcgccggtgcagcccgccgcgagccgcctcagcacgctgcgcccgtCTGCACGTCCGGCCGCCCGCACAgagtcgccgacgtcgtggAAGCGCAGCTCCAGCTCGGACCaccacgagcgcgacggcaaTGCATGGGGCAGCCCGCGCCTGACGACGGCCactgccgcgcctgcgccggacgccaAGGGGAacccgacgcgcgcgccgtggacCAAGAGCCCAGTGCAGCCCGCTGCCCGGACCGCGCTCTCGTCGCACGACTTTCCGACCGCTGCCGAGGTCatgcaggccgagcgcaaggccgaaGAAAAGGCCGCGGCACACGCGGCtgaggaggcggcgcgccagcaggccgcgctcaaGGACCTCGACCGCTTCCGCGACAACAATGCCAACTGCGCAAGTCACTGGGACGAAATGGACGACGAGTCGGAagagtcgctcgacgacgtcgtCGAGTTTGGCGACGGCACACAGTACAAGCTACCGCACGACGAGCCCaagcccgagccgccgaaAGAGGCCAAGCGCCCGGCGAACGcctgggcggcgccgctgcgcacggcggctGCCGAGaagccgccgctgcgttccgacgcgccgcggcccgaGCCCTCGCGGCCCGAGccctcgcggccgacgtgGGGTccactcgcgcagcgccactCGACTGTGACCGGCCAGCCGCTGCCAaagcccgaggcgccgcccgcgcccaaAGAGCCGGAAAAGTCTGCCGAGGAgatcgccgccgagcagcagtCCGAGATGAtgaccgccgccgagcgcgcacgcaagcgccgcgaggaggaggagcgtgcacgcgaggcgcagcgcgagcgcgcgcgcctgcgtgcgcagcagatcgaggagcagatcaaggccgccgagcgcgagaagCACGAGAAgcaagaggccgagcgccgcgcgctctcccagcgccgcgaagAGGAGCGTCTGGAGCGTGAAAAGGCCGCGAGGGAGCGCATGGCACGTGAggatgccgcgcgcgagcgtgccgagaaggccgccaaagagcgccaTGCCAAGGAGacgaagcgcgccgaggaggcgaagcgcgaggccgacgccaagcgcgaggccgatgccaagcgcgaggccgacgccAAGCCcgccgagaagcgcgaggcAGAGAAGCAGTCCGAAGCCGACACCCAAGAGACGTGGCGCCGCAAGGACCCCGTGCCGACGATCCTCCCCCGCCCCAAAGAGCTCAAggaccgcgacgtgcacaAAGAACACGAGAAAAAGGTcaaggaggagcgccgcacccgcgagccgctgcgcgcgtcgagcgcgtcgccgatgccgcgggcgccgacgccggagCCGGTCGtcacgcgcgaggagcttgagctggagcaggcgccggtCTGGCGCCAGTTCCGTGTGCAGCTgcatgccgagcagcgcgccgcgcgccgcccgtccgaggccgcgcgccacgaCCACGGTCCGCGCGAcagtgcggcgcacgccacgtcgtacgagccgccgctcgactACCTGTCGGTCGGCCGCGTGGACACTGCGGCAGAGGTGCTTTTTCCGCCGCGTGCACCACGCGTGCGTCTCCCTTcggcgcgtctcgagcggagcgcggcgcggcgtaccGAGCCGAGCCAGCCGctggacgccgaggcgatggaggccgagctggtgggcggcatcgacgacgacgactaTGCGATCCTCTTCCGCGAAGAGCCCCAGCGCGGCTGGCCGTCGACGTCCAAGAAGCCCGTGCCCCGCGTGCACCTTCccccggcgcgcccgcggcgcgcgcaggccCCGGTGCTGCCGGCCTACAGCGGCGGGCTCTTTGACCGGCCGCaggtgcggccgccgccgctaGTGTCGCTCCcggcgccggacggcgTGCCCCGCGCGCCGTTCCTGCCGGAGGCCCCGTCGACGTGGGGCGCCGGGCCGCTGGCGCTTCCGATGCTGGAGCCCGCGCGCGACAAGCTCGAGCAAAGCCACATCAAAAAAGTATGGGCCGCCCcgtccgccggcgcggagcaggagcagcCGAAAAATTCACTCGAAGGactcgtcgacgacgtaCTTCCCCCGCCACTCGGCATGGACCACctgaccgaggcgcccgccaCCTCGGAGGATGCGGCACAGAAACTCGACGTGTTTGCGTCGCCGTTCCAGCCGTCGAgccaggacgaggcgcgggGGCCCAAGCCGTGGCCCTACCTCGGCACACCAAGAGGGCAGACACCACCCTTCCGCCTCGGGTACGAGGCGCGGGCCaagacgccgcgcgctccgcggacgacgcggaGTGCAGAGACGACGCCCGAGGGGAGCAAGCGCGAGTATGCGTACATGCTCCCGGCAGACTATTCCGACTTTGTCCTGTCGGATGCATGGTAG
- a CDS encoding uncharacterized protein (BUSCO:EOG09264HHW; EggNog:ENOG503NV4U; COG:U), producing MAAESNYDYLFKVVLIGDSGTGKSNLLSRFTRNEFSLESRSTIGVEFATRSINVDGKTVKAQIWDTAGQERYRAITSAYYRGAVGALLVYDIAKHSTYVNVSRWLKELRDHADSNIVVMLVGNKSDLRHLRAVPTEEAKAFAAENNLSFIETSALDASNVEQAFQNILTEIYRIVSNKALQSSDDVIKPSGGETISVQPSTDDGGQQKKGGCC from the exons ATGGCAGCCGAGTCAAACTACGACTATCTCTTCAAGGTTGTGCTCATCGGTGACTCTGGTACCGGTAAGTCCAACCTGCTCTCGCGTTTCACGCGCAACGAGTTCAGTCTCGAGAGCCGCAGCACGATCGGTGTCGAGTTTGCGACGCGCAGTATCAACGTCGACGGCAAGACGGTCAAGGCCCAGATTTGGGACACGGCCGGCCAGGAGCGCTACCGTGCGATCACTTCGGCGTACTACCGCGGTGCGGTgggtgcgctgctcgtgtATGATATCGCGAAGCACTCGACCTATGTCAACGTCTCGCGCTGGctcaaggagctgcgcgaccacGCCGACAGCAACATTGTGGTGATGCTTGTCGGCAACAAGAGCGACCTGCGGCacctgcgcgccgtgcctaccgaggaggccaaggcgtTTGCCGCCGAGAACAACCTGTCGTTCATCGAGACGTCGGCGCTGGACGCGTCCaacgtcgagcaggcgttCCAGAATATCTTGACGG AAATCTACCGTATTGTGTCGAacaaggcgctgcagtCTTCGGACGACGTCATCAAgcccagcggcggcgagacAATCTCGGTGCAGCCCAgcaccgacgacggcggccAGCAGAAGAAGGGCGGATGCTGCTAG
- the PEX4 gene encoding E2 ubiquitin-conjugating enzyme (COG:O; EggNog:ENOG503P4AD), whose amino-acid sequence MAGVTKRLVHELAALQKGRDANELVYRLEPVREEDLMEWRAELIAPAEGVYGGGRFLVSIHIPPTYPTKPPSMKFATKIFHPNVSWKTGEICLDVLQSQWSPAWTLLSACTAVLALMDVPEPDSPLNVDAANLVRCGDAVAYRSLCQMYTALYAARKGA is encoded by the coding sequence ATGGCCGGCGTCACGAAGCGGCTCGTGCATGAgctggcggcgctgcaAAAGGGGCGCGATGCCAACGAGCTCGTCTACCGTCtcgagccggtgcgcgaAGAGGACCTGATGGAGTGGCGTGCGGAGCTCATTGCGCCCGCCGAAGGCGTCTatggcggcggccgcttTCTCGTGTCGATCCACATTCCGCCCACCTATCCTACCAAGCCGCCGTCGATGAAGTTTGCTACCAAGATCTTCCACCCGAACGTGAGCTGGAAGACGGGCGAAATCTGTTTGGACGTGCTGCAGTCGCAGTGGTCGCCGGCGTGGACGCTGCTCAGTGCCTGCACGGCGGTGCTGGCGCTGATGGACGTCCCCGAGCCCGACAGTCCCCTgaacgtcgacgcggcgaacctagtgcgctgcggcgacgcggttGCCTACCGCTCGCTCTGCCAGATGTACACGGCGCTGTACGCCGCGCGAAAAGGCGCGTAG
- a CDS encoding uncharacterized protein (TransMembrane:1 (o42-62i); EggNog:ENOG503PMBF) — translation MSGSYLSAQPGFLNNNASRRPEEPQSWLARFWAEEFSNPAKLWGNLSVAWSVGFFALGVVFVRKAGWILAPAF, via the exons ATGTCTGGCTCGTACCT CTCTGCCCAGCCCGGCTTTCTGAACAACAACGCCTCCCGCCGCCCCGAGGAGCCGCAGTCGTGGCTCGCGCGTTTCTGGGCCGAGGAGTTTAGCAACCCCGCCAAGCTGTGGGGCAACCTGTCGGTTGCGTGGAGCGTCGGCTTCTTTgccctcggcgtcgtctTTGTGCGCAAGGCGGGCTGGATCCTCGCGCCTGCCTTCTAA